From the genome of Nitrosomonas sp., one region includes:
- a CDS encoding DUF2442 domain-containing protein — protein MNSETAGTLTSKAEIIHIPSHGVGLLAGDKELFMPYADFPWFKDAFVGKVLNVTEPTLDHFFWPDLDVDLDIKSIENPEEFP, from the coding sequence ATGAATTCAGAAACGGCTGGAACGCTTACTTCAAAAGCTGAGATCATCCATATTCCCAGTCATGGTGTAGGGCTGTTGGCCGGCGACAAGGAATTGTTTATGCCGTACGCCGACTTCCCATGGTTTAAAGATGCGTTCGTTGGCAAAGTACTCAATGTGACAGAGCCGACACTGGATCATTTTTTCTGGCCTGATCTGGATGTGGATTTGGACATCAAATCGATTGAGAACCCGGAAGAGTTTCCGTAG
- a CDS encoding AAA family ATPase, with protein MSIDHVKTTDTQQPELIQSLLRANVYDHPVKKIRLIETHISWVILTGDYAYKIKKPCNLGFLDFSTLEKRLFYCKEELRLNSRLAAPIYLGIVKITGSPKHPAIQETGDAIEYAIKLIQFPQQAQLDNMLTDGKLENRHIDAFAHLIARFHKNAEIAHPDTCFGNLEHVYQPVERVFSTIRDCPDARQYDRQLSRLKEWSQSFFEISKPLFGQRKCEGYIRECHGDMHLRNLLWLNNQPLAFDCLEFDPDLRWIDTLSEVAFLIMDLQNRRQPKLAQRFLNSYLELCGDYSGLGIFRFYLVYRALVRAMVDIIRAGQPGVSVAEKQEAVTEFYTYIKLALFYIHSKKPVLIITHGLSGSGKSTLSLPLLEQIGAIRIRSDVERKRMFGLFDGLNSTADTQRNVDGGGVSQEIYSVEANIKTYKKLKALADAVLDSGFPVIVDAAFLKYEERHAFLKLARDRQTPFIILKYTASANTLRQRISARKCDVSDADIAVLEHQLATFEPLRCDELPYQITIDTEKESNIEKLILDIKEKSR; from the coding sequence ATGTCAATCGATCATGTGAAAACAACCGACACGCAGCAACCCGAGCTTATCCAGTCACTTCTTAGGGCGAATGTTTATGACCATCCGGTAAAAAAAATTCGGCTCATCGAAACGCATATCTCGTGGGTTATCCTAACCGGAGATTATGCCTACAAAATAAAAAAACCCTGCAATCTTGGGTTTCTTGATTTTTCAACATTGGAAAAACGCCTGTTTTACTGTAAAGAGGAATTGCGACTGAACAGCAGACTGGCCGCACCCATTTATCTCGGTATTGTGAAGATAACAGGAAGCCCTAAACACCCTGCCATTCAGGAAACAGGCGATGCAATTGAATACGCTATCAAACTGATCCAGTTTCCTCAACAGGCACAGCTCGATAATATGCTGACTGATGGCAAGCTCGAGAACCGGCACATTGATGCATTCGCGCACCTAATAGCCAGGTTCCATAAAAATGCCGAGATTGCTCATCCGGATACCTGCTTCGGCAATCTGGAGCATGTCTATCAGCCTGTTGAGAGAGTCTTCAGCACTATCAGAGACTGTCCGGATGCGAGACAATATGACAGACAACTTTCCAGGCTGAAAGAGTGGAGTCAATCGTTTTTTGAAATAAGCAAACCGCTTTTTGGACAGCGCAAATGCGAAGGTTATATTCGTGAGTGTCATGGAGACATGCATTTGCGTAATCTTTTATGGCTGAATAACCAGCCATTGGCGTTTGATTGTCTTGAATTTGATCCGGATTTGCGCTGGATAGATACTTTGTCTGAAGTCGCGTTTCTGATTATGGATCTACAAAACAGAAGACAGCCGAAATTGGCGCAACGTTTTCTAAACAGCTATCTGGAACTCTGTGGCGATTATTCAGGTCTCGGGATATTTCGTTTTTATCTGGTCTATCGTGCGCTTGTCCGTGCTATGGTAGACATAATCAGGGCAGGGCAGCCGGGTGTTTCTGTAGCTGAGAAGCAAGAAGCTGTAACCGAATTTTATACTTACATAAAACTTGCACTATTTTATATTCACTCCAAGAAGCCTGTATTGATCATTACGCATGGCTTGTCTGGCTCAGGAAAAAGCACACTATCGCTGCCTCTGCTCGAGCAAATCGGAGCTATACGTATTCGTTCCGACGTAGAACGAAAAAGAATGTTTGGATTGTTCGATGGATTGAACAGCACTGCAGATACGCAACGTAATGTTGACGGGGGCGGTGTCAGCCAGGAAATCTACTCTGTTGAAGCAAACATCAAAACCTATAAAAAACTGAAAGCACTTGCTGATGCTGTATTGGATTCCGGGTTTCCTGTGATTGTCGATGCAGCTTTTCTCAAATACGAAGAACGACATGCTTTTTTGAAATTAGCGCGTGACAGACAAACCCCATTTATTATTCTGAAATATACCGCATCTGCAAATACATTGCGTCAACGGATTTCCGCAAGAAAGTGTGATGTTTCCGATGCGGACATTGCTGTGCTTGAGCATCAGCTGGCCACATTTGAACCGTTGCGATGCGATGAGTTGCCTTATCAAATTACAATTGATACAGAAAAAGAGTCAAACATTGAAAAGCTTATTCTCGATATCAAGGAAAAAAGCCGTTAG
- a CDS encoding Kef family K(+) transporter, with amino-acid sequence MDHSLLLITTIATGFGLALVFGFIAERLKIPALVGYLLAGIVLGPTIPGITADAAIATELAEIGVMLLMFGVGLHFSLADLLAVKRIALPGAVVQMTVATLLGMMLASWWGWNMGAGLVLGLSLSCASTVVLLRALESRGFLETMNGRIAVGWLIVEDLVTVLILVLLPSLAGLLGGAGNDIDAHTPLWQTVALTLLQVAVFIALMLVVGRRLLPWLLWQVAQTGSRELFTLAVVAFAICIAYGAATFFHVSFALGAFFAGMVMRESQFSHRAAEESLPLRDAFAVLFFVSVGMLFDPVILIDKPFHVLGVVAIIVVGKSIAALLLVLIFRYPLNTALTVAASLGQIGEFSFILAGLGLSLGLLPAEGFSLVLAGALISIAFNPIAFAVIAPVSRWLFQHSRLARRLASRDDPFAELPMSTERRYLKGQVVLVGYGQVGKRIADVLSEKDIPYIVVDQNRELIQDLRNQELAAVSGDAVEPEVLVQAHIANAAMLVVAVPDLLNVRQMVTTARTLNPDIEVVLRTDNEDESALLHKENLGIVFYGKEELTKSMMQHVLQRFDPHPK; translated from the coding sequence ATGGATCATAGCCTTCTCTTAATCACAACCATTGCTACTGGTTTCGGCTTGGCGCTGGTGTTCGGTTTTATCGCAGAAAGACTCAAAATACCGGCATTAGTCGGTTATCTACTCGCCGGTATCGTACTTGGCCCCACAATACCCGGAATAACCGCAGATGCGGCAATCGCTACTGAACTGGCTGAAATTGGTGTGATGCTGTTGATGTTCGGAGTCGGTCTGCATTTTTCCCTGGCAGATTTACTTGCCGTTAAACGCATCGCGCTGCCAGGCGCAGTGGTACAAATGACTGTTGCTACCCTGCTGGGCATGATGCTTGCATCGTGGTGGGGGTGGAACATGGGCGCTGGGTTGGTTCTGGGACTGTCGTTATCCTGCGCCAGTACTGTCGTATTGTTAAGAGCACTTGAATCGCGTGGTTTTTTGGAAACCATGAATGGCCGTATTGCAGTAGGATGGTTGATTGTAGAAGACCTGGTCACTGTGCTTATTCTGGTTTTGCTGCCTTCTCTCGCGGGTTTGCTGGGCGGCGCAGGAAATGATATCGATGCGCATACTCCACTTTGGCAGACAGTTGCATTAACATTATTACAAGTTGCTGTTTTTATAGCGCTGATGCTGGTTGTTGGGCGCCGGCTGCTGCCATGGTTGTTGTGGCAGGTTGCACAGACGGGCTCACGTGAATTATTTACTTTGGCGGTTGTCGCTTTCGCCATTTGCATTGCGTATGGCGCCGCGACATTTTTCCATGTATCGTTTGCGCTCGGCGCTTTTTTTGCAGGGATGGTAATGCGCGAGTCGCAATTCAGTCACCGTGCCGCTGAGGAAAGCCTGCCTTTGCGTGATGCGTTTGCCGTGTTGTTTTTTGTCTCGGTTGGCATGTTGTTTGATCCTGTCATACTTATTGACAAGCCATTTCATGTGCTCGGTGTGGTTGCCATTATCGTAGTCGGCAAGTCTATTGCAGCTTTACTTCTGGTGCTGATATTCCGCTATCCGCTGAATACAGCATTAACCGTTGCCGCCAGCCTTGGCCAGATTGGCGAATTCTCGTTCATTCTCGCTGGCCTGGGCTTATCGCTGGGATTGTTGCCTGCCGAAGGATTCAGTCTGGTGCTTGCTGGAGCACTGATTTCCATCGCTTTTAATCCGATTGCCTTTGCAGTTATAGCTCCCGTCAGCCGTTGGTTGTTCCAGCATTCCAGACTGGCGCGCCGTCTGGCCTCGCGTGACGATCCATTTGCTGAGTTGCCGATGAGTACTGAGCGCCGTTACCTTAAAGGCCAGGTGGTGCTGGTCGGTTACGGGCAAGTTGGCAAACGCATTGCGGATGTGCTGAGTGAAAAGGATATCCCGTATATCGTTGTTGACCAGAATCGCGAACTGATTCAGGATCTACGCAATCAGGAACTTGCAGCCGTTTCAGGCGATGCGGTCGAACCTGAAGTGCTTGTTCAAGCGCATATTGCTAATGCTGCGATGCTTGTTGTCGCTGTACCTGATCTACTCAATGTGCGTCAAATGGTAACAACAGCGCGCACGCTGAATCCTGATATCGAAGTGGTGCTGCGCACCGATAATGAAGACGAATCTGCATTGTTGCACAAAGAAAATCTTGGGATCGTGTTTTATGGAAAGGAAGAACTCACCAAAAGCATGATGCAGCATGTCCTGCAGCGCTTTGATCCACATCCGAAATAA
- the ftsH gene encoding ATP-dependent zinc metalloprotease FtsH yields MDKNDQINFWYVIAAVLGVLFLQSLYIQYTQVEPISYSRFQHFLEQGQVEKISITDQYIYGSLKTQHADGFKDFVTTRVEPEFAEELEKYNVEYSGIVKSTWIRDLLSWLLPMLIFVGLWLFVIRHMTGGASGSMMSIGKSRAKVFVEKETKVTFDDVAGVDEAKEELVEIINFLKNPAEYGRLGGRAPKGILLVGPPGTGKTLLARAVAGEAGVPFFSISGSEFVEMFVGVGAARVRDLFEHAREMAPAIIFIDELDALGRVRGAFGLGGGQDEKEQTLNQLLAELDGFDSTSGIVLLAATNRPEILDPALLRAGRFDRQVLVDRPDKLGRKQILEVHIKKVKLDNDVQIEQIAALTPGFTGADLANLVNEAALLATRRNAITVTMDDFNNAIERIVAGLEKRNRLLNPEERRVVAFHELGHAMVALALPGSDEVHKISIIPRGIGALGYTIQRPTEDRYLMTKEELKNKMSVLLGGRAAEQIVFNEVSTGAADDLARATDIARAMVLRYGMSEALGHVAYDREQSPFLQPNAVIPQPRSYSEETANKVDSAIRELVDNALERSIKILQTNRTLLNKSAEELLKTETLNQPEIEELKRAIAREKNTP; encoded by the coding sequence ATGGACAAAAACGATCAAATCAATTTCTGGTATGTCATCGCCGCGGTGCTCGGTGTATTGTTTCTACAAAGCCTTTACATTCAATACACCCAGGTTGAACCGATTTCATACAGCCGTTTCCAGCATTTTCTGGAACAAGGTCAGGTAGAGAAGATTTCGATTACTGACCAGTACATTTATGGTTCGCTCAAGACACAACACGCGGATGGTTTCAAAGACTTTGTCACCACACGTGTAGAACCTGAATTCGCAGAAGAGCTGGAAAAATACAATGTTGAGTATTCGGGTATTGTAAAAAGCACCTGGATTCGCGATCTGTTGTCCTGGCTGCTGCCAATGCTGATATTTGTCGGCCTCTGGCTTTTTGTCATCCGTCATATGACTGGTGGCGCGAGCGGGAGCATGATGTCAATTGGTAAGAGCCGCGCCAAAGTATTTGTCGAGAAAGAAACCAAAGTGACCTTTGATGATGTTGCAGGCGTGGATGAGGCCAAGGAAGAACTGGTTGAAATTATCAATTTCCTCAAGAATCCGGCCGAATATGGCCGGCTTGGCGGACGCGCGCCGAAAGGCATTTTGCTGGTTGGGCCGCCCGGAACCGGTAAAACATTACTCGCGCGCGCAGTGGCCGGCGAGGCGGGCGTACCTTTTTTCTCCATCTCCGGTTCCGAATTTGTTGAGATGTTTGTCGGTGTGGGCGCTGCGCGTGTACGCGATCTTTTTGAGCATGCGAGGGAAATGGCGCCTGCGATTATATTTATTGACGAACTCGATGCATTGGGCCGTGTTCGCGGCGCTTTTGGGCTGGGCGGTGGACAGGATGAGAAAGAACAAACGTTAAACCAGTTGCTTGCCGAACTTGATGGCTTCGATTCCACCAGTGGCATCGTATTGCTGGCAGCCACCAACCGGCCGGAAATTCTTGATCCGGCGCTGCTGCGCGCCGGACGCTTTGACCGACAGGTACTGGTAGACCGTCCGGACAAACTGGGCCGTAAGCAGATTCTCGAAGTGCATATCAAAAAAGTGAAACTGGATAACGATGTGCAAATTGAGCAGATTGCGGCGTTGACCCCCGGTTTCACAGGTGCGGATCTGGCTAATCTGGTCAATGAGGCCGCTTTGCTCGCGACACGGCGCAATGCGATTACGGTGACAATGGATGATTTTAACAATGCCATCGAACGTATTGTTGCAGGCCTTGAAAAACGTAATCGTCTGCTCAATCCTGAAGAGCGCCGTGTAGTGGCGTTTCATGAGCTTGGACATGCAATGGTCGCTTTGGCATTGCCGGGTTCGGATGAAGTACACAAGATTTCCATCATTCCACGTGGCATTGGCGCGCTTGGCTATACTATCCAGCGACCGACCGAGGACCGTTATCTCATGACAAAAGAAGAGTTAAAAAACAAAATGTCGGTATTATTAGGCGGGCGCGCTGCTGAACAGATTGTGTTTAATGAAGTATCAACCGGCGCTGCGGATGATCTGGCGCGCGCCACCGATATTGCACGGGCCATGGTGTTGCGTTATGGCATGAGTGAAGCTTTGGGGCATGTGGCTTATGATCGTGAACAATCTCCTTTTTTGCAGCCAAATGCTGTCATCCCCCAGCCCCGTAGCTACAGCGAGGAAACCGCCAACAAAGTGGATAGTGCCATACGCGAACTCGTTGACAATGCTTTGGAACGATCTATCAAAATTCTGCAAACCAACAGAACATTGCTGAACAAGTCTGCTGAAGAACTATTAAAAACAGAGACACTTAATCAGCCGGAGATTGAAGAACTAAAGCGTGCGATAGCACGTGAAAAAAACACGCCCTAA
- a CDS encoding GNAT family N-acetyltransferase codes for MKPSSPKSTLVKKSGRLTIRNATLKDVPALATLVRKVYEGSSIPVYTEAALRGQINNFPDGQLVAVYDQEVVGYCASFRISGKIALKPHTWIEITGNGFASRHNPEGEYLYGMEVCVDPGYRGYRIGQRLYFARKQLCQEFGLKGIIFAGRLPSYEKKAKRYPDVEDYVQQIVQKQLNDQVLSFQLHNNFEVLGVIKNYLPEDRASMGYGVHLIWRNPSVPEESEIKRHKNFGGRVQETVRVGTVQYLMRKVSSFEEFISFVEYFVDVIADYNGDFVVFPELFTLQLLSIEDQHLSPAESIEALTKYTDRFTKAMRDMALRYNVNIIGGSHPTSMPSGRVENISYIFLRDGSIHKQPKIHPTPDEVYWWNIEGGDTLNAIETDCGPIGVLICYDAEFPELSRYLVDQGVYMIFVPFCTAVRQGYLRVRYCSQARAVENQVYVILSGNVGNLPNVANMDVQYAQSCILTPCDFPFDRDGIAADTTPNVETIAIADLRFDSLRTARNAGTVQNLKDRRHDLYSVHWRGK; via the coding sequence ATGAAACCAAGCTCTCCTAAGTCGACTTTAGTCAAGAAGTCCGGGCGTCTGACGATCCGTAATGCAACATTGAAAGATGTTCCTGCACTGGCAACACTGGTCAGAAAGGTATATGAAGGTTCCAGTATTCCTGTGTACACCGAGGCGGCGTTGAGAGGGCAAATTAATAACTTCCCGGATGGTCAGCTGGTTGCTGTTTATGACCAGGAAGTGGTTGGGTATTGCGCCAGTTTTCGTATTTCAGGAAAGATTGCACTCAAGCCACATACCTGGATTGAAATAACCGGTAACGGCTTTGCCTCGCGGCATAATCCTGAAGGAGAGTATTTGTACGGCATGGAGGTTTGCGTTGATCCGGGTTACAGGGGATATCGGATAGGACAGCGACTTTATTTTGCACGTAAACAGCTTTGCCAGGAATTCGGGTTAAAAGGAATTATTTTTGCAGGGAGACTACCCAGTTACGAAAAAAAAGCCAAGCGCTATCCTGATGTAGAGGATTATGTACAACAAATCGTACAGAAACAACTGAACGATCAGGTACTTTCGTTTCAATTGCATAACAATTTCGAAGTGCTTGGCGTGATAAAAAATTATCTGCCGGAGGATCGCGCCTCAATGGGATATGGCGTGCATCTTATCTGGCGCAATCCCAGTGTTCCGGAAGAGTCTGAAATCAAACGCCATAAGAATTTTGGCGGACGGGTGCAGGAGACAGTGCGCGTCGGTACTGTGCAATACTTGATGCGAAAAGTGAGTTCATTTGAAGAATTCATCAGTTTTGTCGAGTATTTTGTGGATGTGATCGCCGACTACAATGGTGATTTTGTCGTTTTCCCCGAGCTTTTTACTTTGCAGTTGCTGTCCATCGAAGATCAGCACCTGTCGCCGGCTGAATCTATCGAAGCATTGACTAAATATACCGATCGTTTTACCAAAGCAATGCGCGATATGGCGCTACGCTACAATGTCAATATTATCGGTGGATCGCACCCTACGAGTATGCCATCGGGGCGCGTTGAAAATATTTCCTATATTTTCCTGCGGGACGGTTCTATCCATAAACAGCCCAAAATTCATCCGACACCCGACGAAGTCTACTGGTGGAATATTGAAGGCGGCGATACGCTGAATGCAATCGAAACAGACTGTGGGCCTATCGGTGTTTTGATCTGCTACGATGCCGAATTTCCGGAACTATCGCGATATCTTGTTGATCAAGGGGTTTATATGATTTTTGTGCCATTTTGTACGGCTGTTCGCCAGGGATATTTGCGTGTCCGTTATTGCAGTCAGGCGCGTGCGGTCGAGAATCAAGTTTATGTGATTTTGTCCGGCAATGTAGGGAATCTCCCTAATGTCGCCAATATGGATGTTCAGTATGCGCAGAGCTGTATTTTGACGCCATGTGATTTTCCGTTTGACAGGGACGGTATTGCTGCCGATACCACACCGAACGTGGAAACGATCGCCATTGCCGATTTGCGTTTTGATTCACTGCGCACCGCCCGCAATGCGGGAACCGTGCAAAACTTGAAAGACAGACGCCACGATCTGTATTCCGTGCACTGGCGCGGCAAATAA
- a CDS encoding DedA family protein: MIAEIIEWIVNTVGSLGYPGIFLLMLLESSFVPFPSEVIMIPAGYLASKGEMHIIIVILCGVFGSLLGALVNYYLAVWLGRPFLLHYGKYVMFNETHLQKMETFFKRHGHISTFTGRLIPMVRQYISIPAGLARMNLSVFCFYTSLGAGIWVVILTLLGYFIGENEALIKEYLRDIIVTLFVACVVGVGIYWQLQRRSS, from the coding sequence TTGATTGCGGAAATTATTGAATGGATCGTGAATACTGTGGGTAGCCTGGGCTATCCCGGAATCTTTCTCCTCATGTTACTGGAATCGAGTTTCGTACCTTTTCCAAGCGAAGTGATCATGATTCCCGCCGGTTACCTCGCCTCAAAGGGTGAGATGCACATTATTATTGTTATTCTGTGCGGTGTATTCGGCAGTCTTCTCGGCGCCCTGGTTAATTATTATCTGGCGGTATGGCTGGGACGGCCTTTTCTATTGCATTATGGCAAATATGTCATGTTCAATGAGACCCATTTGCAAAAAATGGAAACCTTCTTTAAGCGGCACGGGCATATTTCCACGTTTACCGGCCGGCTGATTCCGATGGTGCGTCAGTATATTTCGATACCCGCAGGGCTCGCGCGCATGAATCTTTCAGTATTCTGTTTTTATACCAGTCTTGGCGCGGGTATTTGGGTAGTTATTCTGACGTTGCTTGGCTATTTTATTGGTGAAAACGAAGCGCTGATCAAGGAATATCTGCGGGATATCATCGTTACGCTGTTTGTTGCCTGTGTCGTTGGCGTGGGAATTTACTGGCAGCTTCAGCGCCGCTCCAGCTAA
- the secF gene encoding protein translocase subunit SecF, protein MEFFRFSRDIPFMSWRRIAAAISILTFILSVFFIATRGLNLGVDFTGGTVLEVSYEQTADLTKIRAVLAELNMTDVTVQNFGTSRDVMIRLPVMPEYSSAQLSETVLDALRAADSTVEMRRVEFVGPQVGKELLENGALALLFVSLGIVAYLAVRFEWKFGIAGIVANLHDVIIILGFFSFFQWEFSLTVLAAVLAILGYSVNESVVIFDRIRENFRKLRKVPVENVINNAITRTMARTIITHGSTQMVVITMLLFGGEVLFYFALALTIGIWFGIYSSIMVASPILMLLGVKREDLVKPEEKKPENDGAVV, encoded by the coding sequence ATGGAGTTTTTTAGGTTTAGCCGTGATATCCCCTTCATGAGCTGGAGGCGGATCGCTGCTGCTATTTCAATATTGACATTTATTCTTTCAGTCTTCTTTATTGCTACAAGAGGACTGAATCTGGGCGTTGATTTCACGGGGGGCACGGTGCTCGAGGTCAGCTATGAACAAACTGCTGATTTGACCAAAATAAGAGCTGTGCTGGCTGAACTCAACATGACGGATGTGACGGTGCAGAATTTTGGTACCTCCCGCGATGTCATGATACGTTTGCCAGTGATGCCGGAATACTCAAGTGCACAATTGTCGGAAACCGTTCTGGATGCGCTACGCGCGGCTGACAGTACGGTTGAAATGCGCCGTGTTGAATTTGTCGGGCCGCAAGTCGGTAAGGAGTTGCTGGAAAACGGCGCATTGGCCCTGCTATTCGTTTCGCTCGGTATTGTGGCCTATCTGGCGGTACGTTTTGAATGGAAGTTCGGTATAGCAGGTATTGTCGCCAACCTGCACGATGTGATTATTATTCTGGGATTCTTTTCGTTTTTCCAATGGGAATTTTCATTGACAGTGCTGGCCGCAGTACTCGCCATACTGGGTTATTCAGTGAATGAATCCGTGGTTATTTTTGACCGGATACGTGAAAATTTCCGTAAGCTTCGCAAGGTGCCGGTAGAAAATGTTATCAATAATGCCATTACCAGAACGATGGCACGGACAATTATTACGCATGGCAGCACTCAAATGGTTGTCATCACCATGCTATTGTTTGGCGGTGAAGTATTGTTCTACTTTGCTCTGGCCTTAACCATCGGTATTTGGTTTGGCATTTATTCGTCCATAATGGTTGCCAGTCCGATTCTGATGCTGTTGGGGGTCAAGCGTGAAGACCTGGTAAAACCGGAAGAAAAGAAACCGGAAAACGACGGTGCTGTTGTCTAG